In one Notolabrus celidotus isolate fNotCel1 chromosome 1, fNotCel1.pri, whole genome shotgun sequence genomic region, the following are encoded:
- the LOC117812509 gene encoding rho-related GTP-binding protein RhoA-D-like, with the protein MAAIRKKLVIVGDGACGKTCLLIVFSKDQFPEVYVPTVFENYIADIEVDGKQVELALWDTAGQEDYDRLRPLSYPDTDVILMCFSIDSPDSLENIPEKWTPEVKHFCPNVPIILVGNKKDLRNDEHTRRELAKMKQEPVKTDEGRDMACRISAFGYLECSAKTKDGVREVFEMATRAALEVPKRKKRGGCTLL; encoded by the exons ATGGCAGCCATCCGGAAAAAGCTGGTGATTGTCGGGGATGGAGCTTGTGGGAAAACATGTCTCCTCATTGTTTTCAGTAAAGACCAGTTTCCTGAAGTCTACGTCCCCACAGTGTTTGAGAACTACATCGCTGATATTGAAGTTGACGGCAAACAG GTGGAGTTAGCGCTGTGGGATACTGCAGGACAGGAGGACTACGACAGATTGAGGCCCCTCTCCTACCCCGACACAGACGTCATCCTCATGTGCTTCTCCATCGACAGCCCCGACAGTTTAG AAAATATCCCTGAGAAGTGGACGCCAGAGGTGAAGCATTTCTGTCCCAATGTTCCCATCATCCTTGTGGGGAACAAGAAGGACCTGAGGAACGATGAGCACACACGGAGAGAGCTGGCCAAGATGAAGCAG GAGCCGGTGAAGACAGATGAAGGCAGAGACATGGCCTGCAGGATCAGTGCTTTTGGCTACCTGGAGTGCTCTGCTAAGACGAAAGACGGTGTGCGGGAAGTGTTTGAAATGGCCACTAGGGCGGCGCTGGAGGTCCccaagagaaagaagagaggcgGATGTACGCTGCTGTGA